GCTGTTGAAACAAGCAGAAGAGACTTTATCGGCATGGCATTCGGCGGTTTTGCAGCGGCGGGTGGCGTAATAGCCCTTGGTGCTATGAAAAAAACTTGGGACCCACTTCCAAGCGTACAATCTGCTGGATTCATCACCGTTGATCTCTCTTCTATGAAAGAGGGAGAAGTTCAAACGATCCAATGGAGGGGCAAGCCGATTTTCATTTTGAAGAAAAGTGCGGATATGCCAAAGAATGAGAAACGGGACATCGTTGCAGGCGGTAGTAGCTATGCAGTGATGATAGGACTTTGTACCCATCTTGGGTGTATTCCAACATGGACACCCTCAACGAAACAATTTAAGTGTGCCTGTCATGGTGGCGAGTTTGATACTTGTTCTTGGTGAAGAGGGACCAGAGTATAAAAAACTTGTTCCTAAGAAAGCGTAAAGGAGACAAACGTGGCAGAAATTAGAAAAGCGACAGGCTTCATCGATTGGCTCGATCAACGATTAGCCGTCAACAAGTTCATCAAAGTGATGATGACTGAGTATTGGATTCCTAAAAACATCAACTTCCTTTGGGCAATGGGTGTTGTTTTAATGGTTTTATTTATGATTCTTATTGTTTCGGGAATCTTCCTTTTAATGTACTACAAACCAGACATTAATCTAGCATTTGACAGTGTCAACTACACAATTATGCAAGAGGTGGAGTACGGCTGGTTGTGGCGTCATATCCACGGTGTTTCAGCTTCCGTCATTTTCCTTGTCATTTACATTCACATGTTCACAGGCATCTATTACGGTTCATACAAAAAAGGGCGTGAAATTATCTGGTTAACCGGTATGGCACTTTTTGGTATGTTCTCAGCAGAAGCCTTTAGTGGGTATATGCTTCCATGGGGACAGATGAGTTACTGGGCAGCACAAGTTATTACCAACCTTTTTGGTGGTATTCCTTTCATTGGTGAAGCTTTAGTGGTTTGGATCAGAGGTGACTTCTTAGTTGCCGATGCAACCTTAACACGTTTTTTCATGTTACATGTACTCTTATTGCCATTGGTTATTCTTTTACTCATTGCCGTTCACTTCTACTCTTTACGAGTTCCGCATGTGAATAACCAAGAATCAGAAGAATTTGATTTTGAAGATGAAGCGAAAAAATACCTTGAGGGTAAAAAAGTAGAATCTAAAGTCGTACCTTTCTGGCCCGTATTCCTCTCCAAAGATTTCTTTGTTGTAGGTGTTGCTCTTACCATTTTCTTCTATTTGGTCTGTTTCCACTATGACTTTGCAATGGATCCAATTAACTTTGAACCTGCAAACAATATGAAAACACCTGCACACATCTACCCTGAGTGGTATTTCTTGTGGAGTTATGAAGTGCTTCGTGGTTTCTTCTTTGACATTGCTGGCGTTGCTGCTATGGATATTGGTTTGGCTGCGTTTGGTTTTGCAAACGTGATCTTTATGCTTTTACCGTTCCTTGATAGAAATACCGATCATGTAGCTCCAGCGCATAAACGACCTCTCTTTTTTGTTTGGTTCTGGTTACTGTTAATTGACATGATCGTTTTAACCGTTTATGGCAAACTTCCTCCAACAGGCAACAACGCATGGGTTGGCTTTGGTGCGACCATTACGTTTCTTGTCTTATTTATTCTTCTTCCAATCATTACGAAAATGGAAGCGAACTGTAAATGTAATACTGGAGGTTGCAAATGAGAGAGTTAAAGATATTAGCCATTGTAATCTTCTTTACCGCGGTTGTCTATTGGGGTGTTGAACCCTTTGCGCATTCTCAAATGCACCCTCATGTTGCACCTGCTGATTTTGCCTTTAAAGACTTAGGGGTTAATGCTAAAAAAGGCGATGCCGCAAAAGGGGCTGAAACCTTCTTAAATGCGGGCTGCATTGGCTGTCATGGTGTGAGTTCACAAGGTATGGCAGCACCCATGGATAATGCCAGTGCATCGGCTTCATTTGGTGTTGTACCACCTGATCTTAGCACGGCAGGTGCGATCTATGATAAAAACTTCCTAGCCGCTTTGATTAAAGATCCAACCAAAGCGCTTAAAGTCGAGCATAAGTTTAATGAATCTCGTCCTCACCCGATGATCGCATTCTTTGGTCTGGGTGGCGATTTGGATCAAGAGGTTGCTGACATTGTGGCGTACCTTCAAAGTATAGCGCCTGTGACACCACTTGATGACAAACAAGTCTATGCTGATGCGTGCCAACGATGTCATGATATTAAATACGACAAAGTGATGAGTACAACCGATAAAACAGCATTGATGGCGTATATGGGCACACTTCCACCGGATCTTTCAATGATGATTCGTTCCAAAGGGGCTGAATACCTCACAACGTTCATCAACAATCCACAAAAACAGCTTGCAGGCACTTCAATGCCACGCGTTGGTTTGAATGAAAAAGCTCAAAACCAAGTGGTTGCTTATATGGAAAAAGTGGGTGATCGCAAAAAAGCTGAACGAGAAGATCTTGGGTATAAACTCATTGGTTATATGGTTCTCTTTACACTCCTAGCGTATGCTTGGAAAGTGAAAATCTGGAGAGAAGTTCACTAAATAAATAAGACTACCAAAAAGGTAGTCTTATTTATTATGGAGGGTATATTTGTCAAAACATAATGATTTTAACCCGTATTTATTAAATCTAAACAATGTTTTTTGTGACAATGTTTATCAATATGCATATATAAAACGTTATAATTGCAACGAGACACTATATCAACAAGGGGAAGAACCTTTAAATCTTTATATTTTTCTTTCTGGACAATTAAAAAAATTTGGTAAAACAAATAAAATAATGGATTACACAGTTGGTGAATGTATTGGAGCACACGCAAACTTTGCGAATATTTGTTATTTTGAAACTGTTAAAATATTTTCTCCTAGTGAAATTTTTGTCATTCAATTTAATTATCTGCAGGAAAGGTTAGAACAACATCCAAATATTTTAGAAGAAGTCGTTGAGGCTTTAGTAAAAAAGCGAAGTATCATAACAAATATTATAGACATTGACAACAGCATAAACACATTATAATTATTTATAATGTGTTTTTCGCTTGATCCACATCACCCACAAATATTACCATGATATGATAATATCCACTTTAAAAAGTATCTTTTTCTGGATAGAGTTTTCTTATGAAAAAAGCATTATTTTTGACTTCTTTATTTTTCGTGCTCTATGCCGCACTAACCGCTTGTTCTCATAAGCAGCAGTATGCTTCACCAGCAATGAACCAGGAAAAGCTTATCACGTTATCTCAGTTAAAGAGTTAAAAACCTTTAGTGGTATTAACTTGTTTTCAAAGATAAGTGAAGAGAAAAAGACACAGCTACTAAGCTTGCCAGCACCCAAAGAGATAAAGCACTAAAAGACACCCTATGATCAAAAACACTACTTTGTATTAATCCCTTTGCTAATGAAGAAGATGTGATGAATTAGATATCGAGAATAGATTTGATAGAATCTCCATACATGGTTCTACGGACATTACAAAAAATCAACAAGACTTAGAGTATACCTTTGCCCTTAAGCGTCGAATAGACACTATTATGGAATTCTTAAAACGGCAAGATTTACTTGAAAAGATTAGTGTTGAGACTGTGGCTAAAGTTGTGGAGAATCCATTTCAAAAATTTGTATTTAGAAATCATAAACAACTATTTTCCGTGCGAGTGCATATTTTAATGCATCAAAACGCTTTTCATCAAAATTGTCTCCAAATTCCATTTTTGCTTCTTCTCGTACGAGTTCTTGGGCTTTTTTATCATGTGTAAAAGTTTGAAATGACATAATAGGTCCTAACCCACTAGTGACTTCCATAAGAGCCAGTGCAGAGACAATATACTTCATAGTTGTTGATTCATCTACATGCCCTAATTTTTCAGCTAAGAGTTGTATAAATAAAGGGTGGGGTTTTACTCCTGTATGCTGCAGCGGAATATTTTGACTTCTTGCAAAGTCAATTAATGCCCATGTGGCACATGTATGACGCATCCAATGAGGTGTTATGCGATCAACGTTTCTTCCTAAAGCAATAGATGCTATACAAAAAGCTTTATATATGTCTGAATAATTAACTTCTCTTCCATTTTCAAGTAACCACATCGCATTTGGAGTATATTTAAATTTCCCTTTTTTACTTTGATTGCTGTGTTTCTTTAGTCGTTTAATATACAATCTTGAGAGATAATCTTTTTGTATCGTTGCAATAGTTCTTATTGGTAAGTCACATTGCAATTTTTTATCCCCTTTTGCAATATAACTCATCTTAATACAACTATCCATGCTAAGTCCTGTATTAAGATATTGAAAATATTTTTTAAAGCTTTCGTGAGTAACAGATAATGCAGCACTAACACGTAAGCCAGTTTCAACCATTAAATAAGCAATCATCTCAAAAACAATATCTTGTTTACGTAATTCTCGACGAAGATGTTCGAATACAGTTCTGCTTACAGCATGATATAATCGTTTTTCTGGAGAGCTTTTGACATATAAATCCCAGACTTCAATTTTTTGATCATCGAAATTTTTTCTTTTTTGTAAATGAGATAATAAGGTATCTTTTCTATAGAAGTGAACCATTTTTGTAGTCAGAACTAAATCGAATGATTCCCCAATAGATGCCATATGCTTATAAAATTTAAACCACACATTCAATTTAAGATTCATTGAATTATTTGATACTTGTTTTTCACGATTGTTGCTATTTGAATTATCTTTATTACCATTTGAATCAAGATGCAGCATCTTATTCCGTATTGCTTTGATATCAGATTCTGTTGCAGTTTTCCATGTCAATCCCATTTGATGTAAATGCTTGAAAAGTTCTCTTAATTTTATTGCCCGTTCGCGATGCGTCGATATTCCTGAGATAGATGAAAACCTTCCACCATATCTTGATTCATATGTAAGAAAACGTGTTGATGGCAGGTCAATATCGTTATCAATCAGAATATGCGTAACATTACGGTTTCTAATTGATGGATGGGGTATTGTTATCAAATCAAATGTCATATAATCTTAGCCATTGGTTTGAGTGTCTGAAGCTCTTCTTTGAGCCTTTTTATAGTTAAATCTTTGTTAGCAATGGTTTCTTTTAAAAGTATTTCATTATCGAGCAGTTCAGTAATACGTATAAGAAGATTATCTATTGTATTTTGGAGTTTTCTAGTATCTTCTTTAATTTTAGAGCTGATAGTATTTCTAATTTTACTGTGTTCATTTTTATATTCACAGATAGCTTGATTTAATTCAATAAAAGGTTGAGTTGTTGGTTGTTTGAGCGAAGCTAAACTTATTTTTGTATGAAAATTAAGAGAATGCGTGGAAGAGTTAGCCAAATTACATATATTCTCAAATGTTATTTTATTAGCATTGGTGACAATAGAATTCTTTTTAAGATCTTCAAATGCTTCCCAGAGGGCTTTTAGCTTGAGATCTGTTTGTTCTTTGGATTGTCTAGCCATTAGAAACTCTTCCTTGATCTTCATCATACTTTTTAATTATTTTAGTATATGGATTTGTCATTTCTTCTAAATTTTCATCTGTAAAATAAGTGTTTTGCATAAGGCGTTCACGTAATTCTTTTGGGTATTGATCTTGTAAAAGCTGAGTTTGTTTTTTCAACTCTTTAATATGTTGTTCTGTAAAAATAGAACTACAACAGATATTTCCTTCGCATCTTGCGGGTTGAGGCGATTCTCCTATAAAACTATCCAAGTTAAATCCTCTTTGACATGCCATTTCATTTGGATTGCTTCTATCATGAATGCATAAGCAGATTGGAGTTTGCAAAATGGCAAGTTCTCCTTCTTGTACAAGTTGAAGTAAGTCTTGATGTAAAAGATCAGCAAAATCTTCAACATAAGAGCCTAGGAAGGAAGTGTTATTCATGATATGTTCTCCCTTATAATTGTAAAGCTTATGTCCTTCTTTAATTTCTTTTGAGATTACAAGCAATAAACGTTTAGCTTCTTGTTCTTCTAAGTCTTTAATTACTTTTTGATAATAAAGATTATAGTGTCCAACATATCGTAAAGTCATCTTAATGGACGTATGCCCAAGAAATATTCTAGCAAGTTCAAGGCCATCTTTATCATTCAAATATACGATGATAAAGGCCATTACATGTCGAAGTTGATGAGGCGTAGGTGGGTTTTTTTCATTAATAAGATTATAGTATGTTTTGAGTATACCTCTTATATAAGATGCATGTGATAGTTCTTTGACTCCCGTATACATGATGGTCGTATTAATCAAAGGCCCAGTTTCTTGTGAATCCTTGATTTGTGCAATCTTAGATAGGATAAGTAAGGCTTCCTTCGCAATTAACGGTATAGGCATTTCAACTTCTTCGCCACCCTCATCAGCTGCAGTTTTTCGTACAATACGTGTAAGATGGGCATGGTCATCATGTCTAAATACAGGAAATCGTTCTAATATCATCAGCTCGCTAGCCCGCATACCAGTCATCAGAGTAACAATTAATATACAAGCGCCTTCTAATTTTTTCATAGCATTCATAGGAGGTAGATGTGTTGTAGTGATTTTTTTACGATTGATTTTAGATTGACATAATTTTTGAAATTTTAATAAATCAGGTTCGCTATATTGATGGGTAGTGTTAGCAAAATGGTATCGTAGTTGTGTTTTTTGTTTTGCTTGCGTGAGAGTTTTTATATATTTATATTGTTCTACAACTAAAAATACATCCTCTGAATAATTTTTTATATATGTCATTGCTTTTTCTAAAACGGGTTTGAGTTGATCTAAAGGATATGGAGTTCTTTTACTCCCAAGAACTTGACGGTGCCTTTCTTCTTCTTGTGCACCAGCGTTAATTTTGTAGCAAACTGATGCATTAGATAATAGGCTCTCATCTAATCTTAAAAAATAAGGTAGCTGCGAATTTGCATCCGTTATCCATTCTTTAATTTTGAAGAGTTTCATAGATAAGTGAGAAAAAGAGAGCCCTTTTTCTATTTTATTGTAAAAATACTTTTCTATATTGGTAGTTGGAATTTCATCAAGCCTTTGTATAGAGGAACCTAAATCATTTTGTATATTTTTAAGTATATGGTGTAGATCGTAACAATAGGCTTTTTTCCCACTGTTTAGAGGGATGTCACCAACATGGCCATGAAATTTAAGCAAAGTAATAACTCGAAATGCTAACTCAAAAATGCCTTCTAGCTTTATAGGCATTTTTGATGGCTTTAAAATACTAGTCGGAAGCATAAGTGGATTATTTGCAAAATAAGTATTAAATGTTCCTGGGAACATTAAATGATTTAGCAGATGATAAACTTCATTTACCGTATGACATTGCTTGAGTTGTAATCTAATATGTTGTGGTATCATGTTCAACCTCATTGAGATTAAGTTTGCGAATACGTTGAAATTTTTTGCTTACAAATGTACTATAATGCCTCATCTCTTGCAGTGCATATTCTTTTTCAAAAGTTGTAAAATTTTCTATAGTATTTAGCGCTGCTTGATAGTCTATTAAATATTCTTTTTCCCAATCTGCTTCACTTAGGAAAATTTCTTTTTCTTCTTCCATGTACTTGATCCATGCAAAAATAACAGGGCCATGAATTTTTGGAATGACACAACTTTGACTGCATTGAGTTAAACATTTTAACCAATCTGAACATATCTCATCACTTTGTAGGGATGGTGCATTGGGAAAAGTTGGATTTTTAGGATTTTGACAATTTGCTAATGGTCCTTGAAATATAAACATTTTTGGGTCATCATCTATTATTATTTTACCACTAAAAATGCCAACAAGCTTGTCTTGAGTTTTTGCGATTTTGTAAAGCTTTCCTTCTTTAAACTCTGCACAGTTTTCATAATGTATTTGAGTATTGATATGCTTATGCCCTTTTTTCAGTTGTCGTTCATATTCAGTTAGCCCATGTAGGTAGTTGGTATAATTCTTATTGACTCTAAGTCTCATATGATCTATTGAATCAAGCTTTTCCCCCATAGAATCTGTAATTAAATATTTTTTGTATAAAGATTGGTTGGATCGTTTGATACTGTCAAAAAATCTTCTTCTCGTCCAAATACTAACACAATTATTTTTAGGTTCCAGAAAATTCAAATATAGAAAAAAATTATTTTGATTAGATCTTTCCCATAAAGGGGTTAACCATTTTAGGTAAAAACTTAAATATTCAAATGTTAATGAGTTATGTTGTATAACTGTTCTGTATCGCGTATTATTACGACTTTTAATGCCATGTATATCAATTGTAAGTCCTGTGTTATCACCTAGTTGATATTCTCCGTTATTATCACTATGTACTTTCCAACTTCGAAGTACCTCAGGATTCACTCCTTTGCGAATGAGCAAATAGAGTATCAAAGGATAAATCTCATGCATAGACGGTAATATCCTAGATGTATAATCAGCTATCTTAAGCCCCAATTTGTAGAAATTACTTGCAATAAAAGAAGCTTCATCAACAAATAGAGTTTTATAACACTCTTTGATGGATCTATCAAATGGCCAATCTGTGATTAATTCTTTATGCCAAAAAGCAAATATTTTTTCACTATTAATCGTAATATTCATTCCATCTTGAGCTATCATCAGAAGTTTTTTATGTTGTTCTTCTTGTTGTCCGTCTTTATATCGAAAAACACTAGGAGATACGCAACGAACCCAACATCGTAAATCGATGTTGTATAGCAACATGGCTATTTTTTTAATGATTAAATTTAATGAGGTCCCTTTATTACCGAGATCTACATTATCAAAATAGGTTTTTGCAAGATTTTCTAAACTAAAAAGATTGATTTTTTGGAATTCTTCCATCCATTGTTGATATTCTTTGGCTCTATTTATAATGTAGTTAAGTTCTTTTCTGGCGCATATATCTAATTGATACAGCGTTGTTGTAGGTAACGCTTTCGTAGGCTTTTTTATACGACGTCCAGCTTTTCGTCTGCTCGTAAAGTGAGGTACCAATTCAGAAACACGATTGAAAAAAGCAGTTAAGTGTGTCTTATTCGCTCGATTAATCTTTAGATCAAGAATAGTATCCCAAACTATTTCTTGATGTTCATTCGTCATATCTTGTAACTTCTCAAGAGAGATACTGTTTTTTTGCATTGCTTTTAAGAAAATACCACAAGCGTATAAACACTCTCGAATTGTCGAAACATTTGAATTTTCTGGAACTATCTGTAATAAGGAATCTATAATAAAATTAGAATATTGCGGAAATAAGTCTAGTACGTTCTGTTTATTAATTTTACTACTAGGTTTTATTGTGCTAGAACCTTTTTTTTGTAGAGCCTTAATAAAATCCACATGATTAGCTAAAGATAGATAGACACGTGCATGCAAATTTGTTGAATCTCCAGTGTGTCTATATATTAAATATGTACCATAGTGTTCTATAGCAAATGAAGAATCTACTGTATCAAAATGTTTTTTATAATTTTGTTCTTTTAACGAAGTGATTGAAGTTTTTGAAATAGAGAGCTTTTTTGCTTTTGGCATTTTGTACTCTTAATTATACTTTTTTGAAGTATATCAGAAATACAGAAAATTGTTATTAATTATACTTTTTTTAAAATTTTAGAAAAGAAGCCCAAGATAACCAGCCCTTGGTCTTTGTACTTTTCATACAAACGCTCAAGCCCTTCGTACTGGCTCGTAAAGCCACATTTACTCGCCACATTCACGATGAGTAAAACCTTGTTTTTAAAGCTACTCATTGAGATGATTTCACCGCTAATCGTTTTCACTTCAAAGTCATAAATACTCATAAAAGCTCCTTGTTTGACACAAACATGAAAAACAGAAAATTATAGCAAAGTTATTGACAAGTAACGCTATATGCACTACAATTGTATCTACAAAATAAAAGGTGCTACGTATGAAACAGGCTATTAATATACGTCTCGAAAAAGAGATGATTGACACATTGGATGAATATGCAGGTGAGCTGGATAAGAGTCGAACCAGTTTGATCGAAAAAGCAATTGAGCTTTACTTTGATACGCTCGATGAGATGGTGGCGGACAAACGCATCGACAATCTCAAAAGTGGCAAGTCAACCGTAATCTCTTTGGGAGAGGTCTTTAAACAAGCAGGAATCAATGTATAAAGTTGCCTTTGAGCAAGATGCTCAAAAAGAGTTTTTGAAGCTTCAACAAAGCATTCAAGCGTTTGTCGCCACAAAGATTTTAGAGCTCCAAGCAGGTAATTTTTTAGGTGATAAGGCTCTAAAGGGAAAACACAAAGGCAAGTTTAGAAAACGAGCTGGAGATTACCGTATTGTTTACCTCAAAGAGGGAGAGTTGCTTGTTATTACGATCATTCGTGTGGCACATCGGAAAGAGGTGTACTAAAATGTTATTATTAATTCTCAATAAAAAAATATTTGATTAAATCCATAGTATTATCTTTAATTTTTGTTTCATTTAACTACATCATAAAAGAAATTTATGAAAATGCAAAAATCATAGCCCAAGAAACACAATTAAGTTTTTCATTGAAAGATGGAAAAACAGGAGAAGTTTTTATTGAAAACACAGGAAAATTTAATTTTGAAATAACCAAGATAACTATAGGTAATTATAAGTCAGAATGCATTTATTTTACAAAACGTAATATAGAAGATGTTAATAATTATTTAAATAAAGAAACAAAAGAAGCAATAAATGTGGACGCTTTTAAAAAAGTCTTGGAGCTTGAAAGCTTAGTTATTTCAAAAGGAGAAAAAATAGTTAGGCAGTTATTCTCAAAACCAACTATAAATGGTTCATTTTGTAGTTATGATATACCAATAACAATAGAATTTAAATCAACTTCATTTTGGGCAAATTTATATTTGAATTTTTTAAAGTTATTAGATTTAATTAATCCCAAACAAGAGATATATATTCGCTTTGATGGATGTGAATTTAATCAAATTGGTAAAAAAATTTATGAAAATAGAAGTGAAAATATAAAGCAAATACAGAACAAATTAATGCAATGTTTTGAGAAATATTCAAATTTTAATGCCAAAAAGATAGCAATTGAAGATCAGTCTGAAAAGTATAAAGAAATACAAAAAAATAGATTAGAGTTAATTTCTAACGATGAATTAATGAAATTATCTGAAAAGCTACTAAAAATGTCGAAAGAAGAGCTGGGTAGTCGAAAGATGAGTTATTGCTAT
Above is a genomic segment from Sulfurospirillum halorespirans DSM 13726 containing:
- a CDS encoding site-specific integrase — its product is MIPQHIRLQLKQCHTVNEVYHLLNHLMFPGTFNTYFANNPLMLPTSILKPSKMPIKLEGIFELAFRVITLLKFHGHVGDIPLNSGKKAYCYDLHHILKNIQNDLGSSIQRLDEIPTTNIEKYFYNKIEKGLSFSHLSMKLFKIKEWITDANSQLPYFLRLDESLLSNASVCYKINAGAQEEERHRQVLGSKRTPYPLDQLKPVLEKAMTYIKNYSEDVFLVVEQYKYIKTLTQAKQKTQLRYHFANTTHQYSEPDLLKFQKLCQSKINRKKITTTHLPPMNAMKKLEGACILIVTLMTGMRASELMILERFPVFRHDDHAHLTRIVRKTAADEGGEEVEMPIPLIAKEALLILSKIAQIKDSQETGPLINTTIMYTGVKELSHASYIRGILKTYYNLINEKNPPTPHQLRHVMAFIIVYLNDKDGLELARIFLGHTSIKMTLRYVGHYNLYYQKVIKDLEEQEAKRLLLVISKEIKEGHKLYNYKGEHIMNNTSFLGSYVEDFADLLHQDLLQLVQEGELAILQTPICLCIHDRSNPNEMACQRGFNLDSFIGESPQPARCEGNICCSSIFTEQHIKELKKQTQLLQDQYPKELRERLMQNTYFTDENLEEMTNPYTKIIKKYDEDQGRVSNG
- a CDS encoding site-specific integrase; protein product: MTFDLITIPHPSIRNRNVTHILIDNDIDLPSTRFLTYESRYGGRFSSISGISTHRERAIKLRELFKHLHQMGLTWKTATESDIKAIRNKMLHLDSNGNKDNSNSNNREKQVSNNSMNLKLNVWFKFYKHMASIGESFDLVLTTKMVHFYRKDTLLSHLQKRKNFDDQKIEVWDLYVKSSPEKRLYHAVSRTVFEHLRRELRKQDIVFEMIAYLMVETGLRVSAALSVTHESFKKYFQYLNTGLSMDSCIKMSYIAKGDKKLQCDLPIRTIATIQKDYLSRLYIKRLKKHSNQSKKGKFKYTPNAMWLLENGREVNYSDIYKAFCIASIALGRNVDRITPHWMRHTCATWALIDFARSQNIPLQHTGVKPHPLFIQLLAEKLGHVDESTTMKYIVSALALMEVTSGLGPIMSFQTFTHDKKAQELVREEAKMEFGDNFDEKRFDALKYALARKIVVYDF
- a CDS encoding c-type cytochrome, with amino-acid sequence MRELKILAIVIFFTAVVYWGVEPFAHSQMHPHVAPADFAFKDLGVNAKKGDAAKGAETFLNAGCIGCHGVSSQGMAAPMDNASASASFGVVPPDLSTAGAIYDKNFLAALIKDPTKALKVEHKFNESRPHPMIAFFGLGGDLDQEVADIVAYLQSIAPVTPLDDKQVYADACQRCHDIKYDKVMSTTDKTALMAYMGTLPPDLSMMIRSKGAEYLTTFINNPQKQLAGTSMPRVGLNEKAQNQVVAYMEKVGDRKKAEREDLGYKLIGYMVLFTLLAYAWKVKIWREVH
- a CDS encoding type II toxin-antitoxin system RelE family toxin → MYKVAFEQDAQKEFLKLQQSIQAFVATKILELQAGNFLGDKALKGKHKGKFRKRAGDYRIVYLKEGELLVITIIRVAHRKEVY
- a CDS encoding ribbon-helix-helix protein, CopG family encodes the protein MKQAINIRLEKEMIDTLDEYAGELDKSRTSLIEKAIELYFDTLDEMVADKRIDNLKSGKSTVISLGEVFKQAGINV
- a CDS encoding cytochrome b, whose product is MAEIRKATGFIDWLDQRLAVNKFIKVMMTEYWIPKNINFLWAMGVVLMVLFMILIVSGIFLLMYYKPDINLAFDSVNYTIMQEVEYGWLWRHIHGVSASVIFLVIYIHMFTGIYYGSYKKGREIIWLTGMALFGMFSAEAFSGYMLPWGQMSYWAAQVITNLFGGIPFIGEALVVWIRGDFLVADATLTRFFMLHVLLLPLVILLLIAVHFYSLRVPHVNNQESEEFDFEDEAKKYLEGKKVESKVVPFWPVFLSKDFFVVGVALTIFFYLVCFHYDFAMDPINFEPANNMKTPAHIYPEWYFLWSYEVLRGFFFDIAGVAAMDIGLAAFGFANVIFMLLPFLDRNTDHVAPAHKRPLFFVWFWLLLIDMIVLTVYGKLPPTGNNAWVGFGATITFLVLFILLPIITKMEANCKCNTGGCK
- a CDS encoding cyclic nucleotide-binding domain-containing protein; protein product: MSKHNDFNPYLLNLNNVFCDNVYQYAYIKRYNCNETLYQQGEEPLNLYIFLSGQLKKFGKTNKIMDYTVGECIGAHANFANICYFETVKIFSPSEIFVIQFNYLQERLEQHPNILEEVVEALVKKRSIITNIIDIDNSINTL